GTGGCTGACTCACCTGCGATGTCCTCCAAAACTAAATTAAAGGTTAACAATAGGCAAAATGGCTGGTATCATTAGGTTGGATTCTCCATATCCAACTGCACTGCCTTTATCGTACACTGTTTCGAGGCAGTTCCGGGATTCCATTCGACGAGGAGCTAGATGAACAAGCAACACCGACGATTCTTTTCCGGCGCACTCCTGGTGCTGGCGCTCAGCGCGTGCGGCCAGCAGGCAGCGCCCGACAGCGGAGCCATCTTCACCACCGGCGGCGGCAATCACGGCCACGGCGCGGGCAAAGAGGGCGATCATCACGACACCGCGCCACCGCCGCCCGGCTATACCGGCGAGGCCCCGACGCAGGTTGCAGATACATTCGACGCGCAGTTTATCGACAGCATGGTAGAGCATCACAACGGCGCGATCCGGATGGCCGAGGAGGCGATCCGCCAGAGCGAGCGCGCCGAGATCAAGCAGCTGGCGCAGAACATCATCGACGCGCAGCACAAGGAAATTCAGCAGATGGGAGCCTGGCGCGAGGCGTGGTATCCCGGCTCGCAGGTGACGGGCGGCACCGGCATGCCAATGGGTCATATGGAGATCAGCGCCGATACCAGCAAGCCCTTCGATCTCCGCTTCATCGAGGCGATGATCTCGCATCACCAGGGCGCGATCGATATGGCGAAGGAGGCGCAGACCAGGGCCGAGCACGCCGAGATCAAACAGCTTGCCGCCGAGATTATCAAGGCGCAAGAGGCCGAGATCGCCCAGATGAAGTCCTGGCAGCAGCAGTGGTTTGCCAACTAGCGCGCTGGCGGCTACAATGAGCATGGCGGGCATGTCGATCGATGTGCCCGCTCATCGTCTTGAGCGTACCATCGCAAAGAACAAACGAACAAACGAGCAAGGGGGACAAGAGAACAAAGCGAGAACTCGAAACTCGAAACTTGGAACCTGAAACTTGAAACTTGAAACTTGGAACAGGCCACATCATGCCCGTCTTGCTGGCATACGCCGGACTATTTTTGTGGAGCTTTCTCGCATCGACGATCCTGCCCCTCAGCTCTGAAGCACCTCTGGCGATCCTTGTACGAACCTACCAGCACATCAGCGCGCCCGTGCTGGTCGCGACAACCGGCAACTACCTGGGAGCATGCACCACCTACTGGATTGCGGCGCGTGCCGCCCGCGTGCTGGGCAGCAACCAGCCGCAGCACACAAGCCGTGAGCGGGCAGCGCGCCTGCTGCGGCGCTACGGCGCTCCAGCGCTGCTGCTCTCGTGGGTGCCGATCCTCGGCGATGGCCTGGTGGTCCTGGCCGGAGCGCTGGGCGTGCCGCTCAAGCCCTTCTCGCTCTGGGTGATCCTCGGCAAAGCGCTGCGCTACCTGGCCGTCGCCTGGCTGGCGGCTGCGCTCTAGGGATCGACCACCTCTACCGCACCATGCGCGATGTCGGAGTACAATACATCCAGCAAGGAGCACGCATGCTACGGCTGATGCTGGTGATACCTGGACTACTGTGCAGCCTCGGCGCGATCGTGATCACGCTCTGGATCGTCGTGCCCGCGCCGCTGTATCAGCTCTGGCTGGTGGCAGTGGGCGCGAGCGAGTGGAGTCTCTGGTTTGGCGCGATCGGATTGGCGGGCGCTGGCTTTGGCCTTGCCGCGCTTGCGCTTGGCAGCCGCTGGCCGGCCTCGATCGCGCTGGTGCTTGGCCTGTCGGCGGCGGCAATTGCGCTGGTGCCCCTGCTTCAGTCGCAGCCCGTCGCGCGTGCGAACGATCTCCAACTGTCGCTGCGGCGCTATCTGCTCGGCACGCGCGACCTGCCGGAGGGCCAGCCGCAGACGATCGCATTTGCCACTGTCGCGGAGCAGCCCTTGATGCTGGACGTGTACCAGCCCGCCGCGCCTGCGGCCACGCCCCGACCAGCGGTGATTGTGGTCCACGGCGGCTCGTGGAGCGGCGGCGATAAGAGCGACTTTCCGCGCTGGAACTGGTGGCTGACGCAGCACGGCTATGTGGTCTTCGATATTCAATATCGTCTCGCGCCGCAGCCGAACTGGCAGAGCGCGACGGGCGATGTCAAATGTGCGATCGGCTGGGTCAAGCGTAACGCCGCGCAGTACAACGTCGATCCGCAGCGGCTCGCGCTGCTGGGCCGCTCCGCCGGTGGGCATCTGGCGCTGCTTGCAGCCTACACGCCGCAGGTGCCAGCGCTGCCGCCGGGCTGCGACGTGCCCGATCCAGACGTGCAGGCGGTCATCTCGCTGTATGGCCCCGCCGATCTTGTCTGGGGCTACAATAATCCGGCCAATCCTGACGTGATCGACGGGCCGGGCACGCTGCGGCGATTTCTCGGCGGCGATCCGCAGACCGCAGCCGATCGGTTTGCCATCGCGTCGCCGATCAATCACGTAGCGGCAGACACACCGCCGACGCTGCTGCTGCATGGCGGGCAAGATCAACTGGTAGGCCAGCATCACGCCGAGCTGCTCGCCGAGCGGCTCCAGGCGGCGAATGTGCCGCATCAGGCGGTGTTCATTCCGTATGCCCAGCACGGCTTCGACTATAACTTCAACGGCTGGGGATCGCAGATCGCGCAGCCGCTCATGCTCAAGTTTTTAGACACATATGTGACGCAGCGCTGATCGTTCGATCAGGCGCGTCCGAGGATGCATCCATGGCGATTCGAGTTGTACTGGCCGACGATCATAGCGTCGTGCGAAAAGGCGTGCGGGAGTTTCTTGAGGAAGAGCCCGACATCGAGGTGATCGGCGAGGCCAGCGATGGCCTGCAAGCAGTAGCTCTGGCGACCGCGCTTCAGCCCGATGTGATCGTAATGGACATTAAGATGCCGCAGCTCTCCGGCGTGGATGCTACCCGGCGTATCCGCAGCGCCGCGCCCAAGGTGCGAGTGCTCGCGCTCACCGCCTACGACGATGATCCGTACATCTTCGGGCTGCTGGAGGCCGGAGCCAGCGGCTACGTGCTCAAAACCGCCGAGTCGAGCGAGATGATCCGGGCCATTCGTACCGTCGCGGCGGGACACTCCGCGCTCGATCCGGCAATCGCGCCCAGGATCATCGCGCGCGTCGCGCATCCAGCGCAGCCTGCCGAGACGCTGACTGAGCGCGAGCTGGAGGTGCTGCGTCTGGCGGCGCGCGGCCTGACCAACAAGCAGATCGGCCACGACCTCGACATCAGCGACCGGACCGTGCAAAATCATCTCGCCAACATCTACGCCAAGCTGGAAGTCGCCTCGCGCACCGAGGCCGTGACGGCTGCGCTGCAACGCGGGCTTCTGCGGCTGGGGGAGTGAAGCACAAATAACAAAGAGCCGGGTGCCACGCGGGTGCCAGACCGGGCGCCCGGCGCACAAACGGAGAACAAGGGAACAGGAGAACCAAGAACCAAGAGCAGAGAGCAAGGAAACCTTGAACCTGAAACTCGGAACCATGATGAGACGACGCAAACGATGGCAGCCGCGCGATCCGCATATCGGGCCGCTCCGCGAGTTGCAGAGCCGCGCCGAGGCAATGACACGCGGCGATTTTAGCTCGCTGGGACAGCCCGTGGGAGGATCACGCGAGGTCGAGGACCTGCGGCGCGCGATGGATGTGATGGGCGCGCACGTCGAGCAGGCGCAGATCGGGATGCAGGACTATATCGCGGCGCTGACCACGGCGCAAGAGGCGGAGCGCGGGCGGCTCGCGCGCGAGCTGCACGACGATACCGTCCAGCGTCTCGTCGCGCTGGGCCAGGGCGTCGAGCGGGTGCAGCGCGCGCTGGAACGCGATCCGGCGCTAGCCCAGGAGCGGCTCAAAGCGCTGCGCTCCGAGATCACGTCGATGGTGCAGGCCGTCCGCACCATGATCGGCGATCTGCGACCGCCCGCGCTGGAAGAGCTGGGCTTGCTGCCCGCCGTGGAGCTGCTGCTCAAGCGCAACAGCGACCAAGGGCCGCAGGTCGCGGTGCAGGTGTACGGCTCCGAGCGACGGCTCGATCCACAAAGCGAGCTGGCGCTCTTCCGCATCATTCAGGAGGCATGGAGCAACATTCGGCATCATGCCCAGGCCCAGCGCGCGACCTTTAGCTTCACCTATGGGCCGGATATGTTCGACGTGGCGATCGTTGACGATGGGCGCGGCTTCACGCCGCCCAACAGCACGCCCGGCGAAGCGCGCGCGCAGCGCGGACACTATGGCATTCTCGGCATGCAAGAGCGCGCCATGCTGGTCGGCGGCGCGGTCGAGATCAGCAGCGCGCCGGGCCAGGGCACGCGGCTGCACATCCACATCCCCTATCCCGGTGTCGACGGTCGCGACCCCATCTGTAACATGCTGGTGGGGCCGGAGGCGTTGAGCGCGACGTATAACGGCCAGCTCTACCGCTTCTGCTCGCCCGCCTGCCGCGATCTCTTCGTCGCGCAGCCGGAGCGGTACGTTTAGCAGGCGATGCCAGCAACAACTGAGCCCCGGCAGGAGCTACCGAGGCTCTTCAACCAGACTCCGGCAGATCGGGAGCGGCAGCCGCGCTGCCTGATCCGCTCGTCCATCGCCGCGTGACTATTTGGATTTCTTCCGCGCATGAAACCTGCGCTTCGTGGTGGTTGACGGCACCTTCGACCTGCGCTGGAGCCCGATCGATGGGCGGAACTGAGGGGCGCGCCGGAACTTGGTCGCCTGCTCGAACGCATACGCCAGCCTGATCAGCGTCGGCTCGCTGAAGGCGCGTCCCATAAAGGTGATCCCGACGGGCAGCCCGGCCACATAGCCCGCCGGAACCGTCACCAGCGGATACCCGGCCATCGCGGCGGGCGACGAGCTGCCGCCAAGAAAATGATCGCCGTTGATCAGATCGATCGGCCAGGCGGGGCTGCCGGTCGGAGCGACAAGCGCATCGAGCTGGTACTTGTCCAGCACGGCATCGAGGCCCTCCTGACGAGATAGGCGGTGGCTCGTCTCAAGCGCTTTCAGATAGTCTGGATCGCTAAGCGGGCCTTTGGCCTGCGCCATCTCGAAGATCTCCTGGCCGAAGTAGGGCATCTCCACCGCAGCCGTCGCCCGGTTGAACTCGATAAGATCGGCCAGCGTGCGCATCACGGGGCTGTTCGGATAGCGCGGATTGGGATCGCGTGTGGCAAGATACAGATTCAGATCGGCCTTGAACTCGTAGAGCAGCACCTCGAACTCGACAGGGCTGGAAGCAATGTCACTGATCGAAGGAATATCAGCGGGATCGACGATCACCGCGCCCATCGCCTGCATGATCCCAAGCGCGGCATTGGTGATCCGATCGGCGTCCTGGCTCCAGCCAAACAATCCCTGACGCGGCACGCCGATGCGCGCGCCCTTTAGACCGTTGGGATCGAGAAACTGCGTGTAGTCGCTGTACGATTTTCCCACGCTGGCCTGCGTGGCGGGATCGCGCGGGTCGACGCCCGTGAGTGCGCCGAGGACAGCCGCAGCATCGGCAACGGTGCGTCCGTGCGGCCCGACCGTATCCTGGCTATGCGCGATCGGGATCACGCCCGCTCTGCTGACCAGCCCGACCGTCGGCTTGATCCCGACCACGCCACAGGCTGAGGAAGGACACACAATCGAGCCGTCGGTTTCGGTGCCAAGGGCGGCGGCTGCAAAATTAGCGGACACTGCCGCGGCGGAGCCGGAGCTGGAGCCGCACGGATTACGATCCAGGGCATACGGATTGAGATTCTGCCGCCCGCGTCCGCTCCAGCCGCTTGACGAGCGCGTCGAGCGGAAGTTAGCCCACTCGCTCAGGTTGGTCTTGCCAAGCAAGATCGCGCCCGCCTCACGCAGCCGCTGCGCAACGAAGGCATCCTGCCGGGGCTTCGACCCGACGAGCGCCAGCGATCCGGCTGTGGTCAGCATGGTATCCGCCGTATCGATGTTATCTTTGAGCAGAATCGGGATACCGTGGAGCGGGCTACGCGGGCCTTTGGCTTTGCGCTCGGCATCCAGCTCATCGGCGAGTGCAAGCACGTCAGGATTAACTTCGAGCAGCGAGCGAAGCTGCGGCCCCGACTGATCGAGCGTTTGGATGCGCTGGACGTAGCGCAGGACAAGCTGGCGCGCGCTCAAGCTGCCCGCCGCCATAGCCGCCTGCAATTCGGCGATCGTCACCTCCTCCAGATCGTTCACTGCTCCTGCCGTGCCAGACGAGATACGAGAGAGTTCATGGGCGCCTGCCGCCGAGGTTTCTGCCAGGTCCGCTAGGAGCGGCAACGTGGCTGCCGCTGCGCTCCATTTCAGGAAGGTCCTCCGACTGAGCTTCTGGCTGCTCGGCTCCGGGTCGTGTCCTGACATGATGGTCCCTCCTTATCCCTCCAAAAAGGACCGATGTGCGAGCCACTGTAGCATAGAATAAGATGGTTTTACAAGCATCACATTGCGGTATCCAAGCCATGCAAAAGGGACACGCAGCCATGCTCTGGCATACGTGCCCCCGGTATCGATCGAAGCCGCCGAGACGTGTTAGCGTGCCGCGCGCTGCGTAAAAAAGACCGTGCGCACGTTTGGCCGCAGCAGGTAGATCCCGATGCCAAGCAGGAGCAGCAGCCCCGCGTACTGCACCACGCCGTCGATCAGCGTGTTCAGCAGCATGAAATAGCCCTGCACCAGCACAAACGAGAGCGTCGCGCCCCAGGCCCAGCGCCGCATCCGCAGCAGACCATAGGCCAGCACGCTGGTGATCAGCGCGCCGCTCAGCAGCAGCGAGCGCGGCAAGCCCGCCTCGCTCAATGTGCTCGTCGGGACCAGCAACCCGACTCCGCCGGTGAAGAACGCGCCGATGATCAGCAATGTGGCGATCAGGATCACGCCACGCGGCGTACGAAGTTGTTTCTGTTCAGTCATTGCTCTTTAGATCGAGTTTCAAGTTTCAAGTTCAGGCCCGCACCCCAATCGCCGCCCAAAGGGCACCCGCCCACCCCTCTCCCATTGCATAGGCGAGGGGGAGGGGCTGGTTCTCGGTTCTTGGTTCTTGGTTCTTTCGCCGCTACTGTATCCCGCTCTCTGCCGCCCGCAGAATAATGCGATCGATCACCGACTCGACGGGAGCCCAGTCGTCGGTGAAGGCCAGCACCTCAGCGGCATCCCGCTCGGTCCACTCACGCAGCGGCAGCTTGGGCGGCGCGGAGCCATCCAGCGCCTGCTCCATCACAAAGCGCAGCACGGCATCGTCCATACGCTGCATATTCGCCGTGAAGTTCGTCACGCCGTCGCCGACCGGCTGCTTCACGCCGATCACGATGCTGTTGCCGAACGAGGGCACGTCGAGGATAAAGACCTGCGGAAAGACCGAGAGCATCGTGCTGGCGAGCGCATGGACCAGCCGATAGTCGGTGCCGGGCTTGCCCGCGTTGACCACCGCCACGCCATCGGGCGACAGATGCGCGTCGACCTCCTGAAAGAACTCGCGGGTCGTCAGGTGGAACGGAATGTACGGCTGGTGATAGGCGTCCATGCCGATCACGTCGTAGGTTTCGCGCGTGCGATTGAGAAAGACTCGTCCATCCTCGGTATAGACGTTATAGTTCGGCAGCGACTCGTCTTCCATCTCGAAATACCTGCGCCCGACCTTGACGATCTCGGGGTCGATCTCCACGGCGTCGATCCGCACATCCTTGCCGTAGAACGCCACAAACTGCTTCGGGATCGTGCCCGCCGCCGAGCCGATCATCAGCAGGCTATCGACATCGGCTTTGGCGCGATTGGCATAGACGTACGGCGCGACGTTGAAAAAATCCCACGGGCCGTTCGTCAGCAGATCGGCGGGATTCTTGGTTTCGGAGTAGCGCGTGTTGTAGATCGAATGGATCGCCTGGCCCTCGTTCAAGATCAGGCCGATCTGCTGCGATCCGCCGGGACCGTAATTATTTTCGGCCACCTGAATATAGTTGTAGGTGCTCTCCGTCTCGAAGAGCGACGTACAGCCGCGACAGAACGGCTCGCGAATGCCGCGCAGGCCAAGCTGCATGATCGCCAGCAGGATCACCGCCGGAATCGCCACCAGCGCCACGCGCCGCCGCATACCGAGCGCGCCCAGCACGACCAGCGTCAGCGCAAAGACGTAAAACGTGAGATTCGTCCCGATCGTCGGGATCAGCAGCAGCACCGGCAGAAACGTGCCAGCGATCGAGCCGATCGTCGAGAGCGCGTACAGCGAGCCAGCCGTACTGCCCGCAGTTTTCACATCCTGCATGCTCAGCCGGATCGCGAACGGCGAAACCATGCCCAGCAGGATGATCGGGATTGAAAACAGGATCAGCACGCCAAAGAACGAGCCGA
The nucleotide sequence above comes from Herpetosiphonaceae bacterium. Encoded proteins:
- a CDS encoding DUF305 domain-containing protein translates to MNKQHRRFFSGALLVLALSACGQQAAPDSGAIFTTGGGNHGHGAGKEGDHHDTAPPPPGYTGEAPTQVADTFDAQFIDSMVEHHNGAIRMAEEAIRQSERAEIKQLAQNIIDAQHKEIQQMGAWREAWYPGSQVTGGTGMPMGHMEISADTSKPFDLRFIEAMISHHQGAIDMAKEAQTRAEHAEIKQLAAEIIKAQEAEIAQMKSWQQQWFAN
- a CDS encoding VTT domain-containing protein gives rise to the protein MPVLLAYAGLFLWSFLASTILPLSSEAPLAILVRTYQHISAPVLVATTGNYLGACTTYWIAARAARVLGSNQPQHTSRERAARLLRRYGAPALLLSWVPILGDGLVVLAGALGVPLKPFSLWVILGKALRYLAVAWLAAAL
- a CDS encoding alpha/beta hydrolase — protein: MLRLMLVIPGLLCSLGAIVITLWIVVPAPLYQLWLVAVGASEWSLWFGAIGLAGAGFGLAALALGSRWPASIALVLGLSAAAIALVPLLQSQPVARANDLQLSLRRYLLGTRDLPEGQPQTIAFATVAEQPLMLDVYQPAAPAATPRPAVIVVHGGSWSGGDKSDFPRWNWWLTQHGYVVFDIQYRLAPQPNWQSATGDVKCAIGWVKRNAAQYNVDPQRLALLGRSAGGHLALLAAYTPQVPALPPGCDVPDPDVQAVISLYGPADLVWGYNNPANPDVIDGPGTLRRFLGGDPQTAADRFAIASPINHVAADTPPTLLLHGGQDQLVGQHHAELLAERLQAANVPHQAVFIPYAQHGFDYNFNGWGSQIAQPLMLKFLDTYVTQR
- a CDS encoding response regulator transcription factor, with amino-acid sequence MAIRVVLADDHSVVRKGVREFLEEEPDIEVIGEASDGLQAVALATALQPDVIVMDIKMPQLSGVDATRRIRSAAPKVRVLALTAYDDDPYIFGLLEAGASGYVLKTAESSEMIRAIRTVAAGHSALDPAIAPRIIARVAHPAQPAETLTERELEVLRLAARGLTNKQIGHDLDISDRTVQNHLANIYAKLEVASRTEAVTAALQRGLLRLGE
- a CDS encoding histidine kinase; amino-acid sequence: MRRRKRWQPRDPHIGPLRELQSRAEAMTRGDFSSLGQPVGGSREVEDLRRAMDVMGAHVEQAQIGMQDYIAALTTAQEAERGRLARELHDDTVQRLVALGQGVERVQRALERDPALAQERLKALRSEITSMVQAVRTMIGDLRPPALEELGLLPAVELLLKRNSDQGPQVAVQVYGSERRLDPQSELALFRIIQEAWSNIRHHAQAQRATFSFTYGPDMFDVAIVDDGRGFTPPNSTPGEARAQRGHYGILGMQERAMLVGGAVEISSAPGQGTRLHIHIPYPGVDGRDPICNMLVGPEALSATYNGQLYRFCSPACRDLFVAQPERYV
- a CDS encoding amidase, translating into MSGHDPEPSSQKLSRRTFLKWSAAAATLPLLADLAETSAAGAHELSRISSGTAGAVNDLEEVTIAELQAAMAAGSLSARQLVLRYVQRIQTLDQSGPQLRSLLEVNPDVLALADELDAERKAKGPRSPLHGIPILLKDNIDTADTMLTTAGSLALVGSKPRQDAFVAQRLREAGAILLGKTNLSEWANFRSTRSSSGWSGRGRQNLNPYALDRNPCGSSSGSAAAVSANFAAAALGTETDGSIVCPSSACGVVGIKPTVGLVSRAGVIPIAHSQDTVGPHGRTVADAAAVLGALTGVDPRDPATQASVGKSYSDYTQFLDPNGLKGARIGVPRQGLFGWSQDADRITNAALGIMQAMGAVIVDPADIPSISDIASSPVEFEVLLYEFKADLNLYLATRDPNPRYPNSPVMRTLADLIEFNRATAAVEMPYFGQEIFEMAQAKGPLSDPDYLKALETSHRLSRQEGLDAVLDKYQLDALVAPTGSPAWPIDLINGDHFLGGSSSPAAMAGYPLVTVPAGYVAGLPVGITFMGRAFSEPTLIRLAYAFEQATKFRRAPQFRPSIGLQRRSKVPSTTTKRRFHARKKSK
- a CDS encoding fused MFS/spermidine synthase: MRQRAFLIAAVLIGGICSLGIELTASRLLQPFFGSSQLIWANVIGLTLIYLTIGYRLGGRLADRRPDQSVLALILLAAGLSTAPIPLLARPILAWSASAFTTFSVGVFFGSFFGVLILFSIPIILLGMVSPFAIRLSMQDVKTAGSTAGSLYALSTIGSIAGTFLPVLLLIPTIGTNLTFYVFALTLVVLGALGMRRRVALVAIPAVILLAIMQLGLRGIREPFCRGCTSLFETESTYNYIQVAENNYGPGGSQQIGLILNEGQAIHSIYNTRYSETKNPADLLTNGPWDFFNVAPYVYANRAKADVDSLLMIGSAAGTIPKQFVAFYGKDVRIDAVEIDPEIVKVGRRYFEMEDESLPNYNVYTEDGRVFLNRTRETYDVIGMDAYHQPYIPFHLTTREFFQEVDAHLSPDGVAVVNAGKPGTDYRLVHALASTMLSVFPQVFILDVPSFGNSIVIGVKQPVGDGVTNFTANMQRMDDAVLRFVMEQALDGSAPPKLPLREWTERDAAEVLAFTDDWAPVESVIDRIILRAAESGIQ